From Ruminococcus sp. HUN007, a single genomic window includes:
- a CDS encoding cyclase family protein, with protein MIIDISQEVFTCNVFPGDPQPVRNQVMKISDGEICNLTEIQMCAHNGTHVDAPYHFIDSGRTIDQMGLDPYVGRCYVARHTGDVTAADAGSIMEKANAADAAERILIAGKATVTADAAKVFAEAGVKLLGNESQTVGPEDAPKEVHLILLGSEVVLLEGVVLKSVEEGSYFLSAAPLNLGGSDGAPCRAYLIK; from the coding sequence ATGATCATAGACATTTCACAGGAAGTGTTCACCTGTAATGTATTTCCGGGAGATCCGCAGCCGGTAAGAAATCAGGTAATGAAAATTTCAGACGGCGAAATATGTAATCTGACCGAAATACAGATGTGTGCACACAACGGAACACACGTCGATGCACCGTACCACTTTATCGACAGCGGAAGAACAATTGATCAGATGGGGCTGGATCCGTACGTTGGCAGGTGCTACGTTGCCAGACACACCGGTGACGTTACTGCCGCAGATGCCGGCAGCATAATGGAAAAAGCAAATGCCGCTGATGCTGCCGAACGAATACTCATTGCCGGAAAGGCAACTGTAACAGCAGATGCCGCAAAGGTGTTTGCCGAAGCGGGCGTAAAACTGCTCGGAAATGAAAGCCAGACGGTAGGCCCGGAAGATGCGCCGAAGGAAGTGCATCTCATTCTTCTCGGATCAGAAGTCGTGCTTCTTGAAGGAGTTGTACTGAAAAGCGTGGAGGAAGGCAGTTATTTTCTGAGTGCCGCTCCGCTTAATCTCGGAGGCAGCGACGGTGCACCATGCAGAGCTTATCTTATAAAATAA
- a CDS encoding YitT family protein: MKKNFRLIMDYVLIATGALLAGFSVACILIPNDAIDYGTAGIGILINKFTGYSLSLCVIGVFIPFLLAGFVFLGKSFMVKALAGSVVYTVSLEFFEKIPFELNTEHFLAVAFGGAILGAGLSMILRSGGCIDGSEILANIIVSRLYNKTGRNYSMSPILIGFNVCVYSVVFLKLNRNAALLSLLVYIVATAVIDHFTDHFESIKQVTIITKDADAIVNEIKEKLNKTCTIMDSRGAIAGENTTLICYISYFELQALREIISRNKGTFSTVSTIDEILR; encoded by the coding sequence ATGAAAAAAAATTTCAGGCTGATAATGGATTATGTACTTATAGCTACAGGAGCACTGCTTGCAGGTTTTTCTGTTGCCTGCATACTCATTCCCAATGACGCTATAGATTACGGAACAGCCGGAATAGGAATACTGATAAACAAGTTTACAGGCTATAGTCTTTCACTCTGCGTTATCGGAGTGTTTATACCGTTTCTTCTGGCAGGCTTTGTTTTTCTGGGAAAATCGTTTATGGTCAAGGCGCTCGCCGGTTCGGTGGTATATACCGTGTCACTTGAATTTTTTGAAAAGATCCCGTTTGAACTTAATACCGAGCATTTTCTGGCGGTGGCCTTCGGAGGAGCAATTCTCGGAGCGGGCCTGTCGATGATACTGCGCAGCGGAGGCTGCATCGACGGTTCAGAGATACTCGCCAATATCATAGTGAGCAGACTTTACAACAAAACGGGACGAAACTACAGCATGAGTCCGATACTGATAGGATTCAATGTGTGCGTCTATTCCGTAGTGTTCCTTAAACTGAACAGAAATGCAGCACTTTTAAGTCTGCTTGTGTATATCGTTGCGACAGCGGTGATCGATCATTTTACTGATCATTTTGAATCGATAAAGCAGGTTACTATTATCACCAAGGATGCTGATGCAATAGTAAACGAGATCAAGGAAAAGCTGAACAAAACATGCACCATCATGGATTCGCGCGGTGCTATAGCCGGTGAAAATACGACACTCATCTGCTACATAAGCTATTTCGAGCTTCAGGCTTTAAGAGAGATCATTTCGAGAAACAAGGGAACCTTCAGTACGGTCTCGACAATTGATGAAATACTGAGATAA
- a CDS encoding ABC transporter ATP-binding protein: MPPGGGRLGPGFLTEEEKQNKPRVTRGLLKRIFSYLKPYRIQMLFVLAAILCSAVLTLMPSVLTGRIIDDGLIAKNLNKLIFYIVLSFGVTLLANLIGILESYLNTWIAQHITYDMRNSMYSHLQKMSQRFFTNNNQGDIITRMTSDISGVQQIITNTLTSIISNSITLTVALVLMFRENWKLALVGIAVVPLFVIPTRSAGKRRFEITRESQACSDEINGILNETLSVSGQLLVKLFGMEKTEYDRYETANRKMIGLNIRESMAGRWFRMALGTFTNIGPMLIYLVGGIIMMCFDPTVTVGQISVLVALLSKMYMPVNQLLNIQVDWIRSMAMFTRIFEYYDMKPEIENAPDAVTPDHADGEVEFRGVRFYYEPEREILHDISFRLDKGNCIAIVGPSGSGKSTLINLIPRLYDVIEGSVLFDGRDVKTLDLGFLRENIGIVSQETYLFNGTIRDNLLYAKPDATEEELIEACKRANIYDFIEKQETGLDTIVGNRGLKLSGGEKQRISIARILLKDPALMIFDEATSALDSISEQKIQDAIEPLIESRTSILIAHRLSTILAADEILVIKDGEIAERGTHEELVGAGGVYTQLYETQFSKAAEKPQTDFSYSEGENAEEH; encoded by the coding sequence ATGCCACCAGGAGGAGGAAGGCTCGGACCGGGATTTCTGACAGAAGAAGAAAAGCAGAACAAGCCCAGAGTAACCAGAGGACTTTTAAAGAGGATCTTCTCATACCTTAAGCCGTACAGAATACAGATGTTATTTGTACTTGCAGCAATACTCTGCTCCGCCGTGCTGACCCTTATGCCGTCGGTACTCACCGGCCGCATAATCGACGACGGACTTATCGCAAAAAATCTTAACAAGCTCATTTTCTACATAGTTCTTTCCTTCGGCGTTACCCTGCTTGCCAATCTTATCGGCATTCTGGAAAGCTACTTAAACACATGGATAGCACAGCACATTACCTACGACATGAGAAATTCCATGTACTCGCATCTGCAGAAAATGTCGCAGCGGTTCTTTACGAACAATAATCAGGGCGACATAATCACACGAATGACAAGCGACATTTCCGGAGTACAGCAGATAATCACGAACACGCTCACAAGCATTATCTCAAACTCCATCACACTGACCGTTGCACTGGTCCTCATGTTCCGTGAAAACTGGAAGCTTGCGCTGGTCGGCATAGCTGTAGTACCGCTGTTTGTCATTCCGACAAGAAGTGCCGGAAAACGCCGGTTCGAGATTACCCGCGAATCCCAGGCATGCAGTGACGAGATAAACGGCATTCTCAACGAAACACTTTCCGTAAGCGGTCAGCTTCTCGTAAAACTCTTCGGAATGGAAAAGACGGAGTACGACCGCTACGAAACTGCCAACAGAAAAATGATCGGCCTCAACATCAGGGAAAGCATGGCCGGACGCTGGTTCCGTATGGCTCTCGGAACTTTTACAAACATCGGGCCTATGCTCATCTACCTTGTAGGCGGTATAATAATGATGTGCTTCGACCCGACAGTTACCGTCGGTCAGATAAGCGTGCTCGTGGCTCTTCTCAGCAAGATGTACATGCCGGTAAACCAGCTTTTGAACATTCAGGTCGACTGGATCCGTTCCATGGCCATGTTCACGCGTATTTTCGAGTACTACGACATGAAGCCTGAGATCGAAAACGCACCGGATGCAGTTACACCTGACCACGCCGACGGTGAAGTTGAATTCCGCGGTGTGCGTTTTTACTACGAACCGGAGCGCGAGATACTTCACGACATAAGCTTCAGACTCGACAAGGGCAACTGTATCGCTATCGTAGGTCCTTCCGGCTCCGGAAAGAGTACCCTTATAAACCTGATACCACGACTCTATGACGTTATCGAAGGAAGCGTGCTTTTTGACGGCAGAGACGTAAAAACTCTCGACCTTGGATTCCTCAGAGAAAATATCGGCATAGTAAGTCAGGAGACCTATCTTTTCAACGGAACCATACGTGACAATCTCCTTTACGCAAAACCGGATGCCACTGAGGAGGAACTCATCGAAGCGTGTAAACGTGCGAACATCTACGACTTCATTGAAAAACAGGAAACAGGGCTTGATACAATAGTCGGCAACCGAGGTCTCAAGCTTTCCGGCGGCGAAAAGCAGAGAATTTCTATTGCACGAATACTTCTTAAAGATCCGGCACTCATGATATTCGACGAAGCAACATCGGCACTCGATTCCATTTCTGAACAGAAGATACAGGACGCAATAGAACCGCTCATCGAATCGCGTACAAGCATTCTCATTGCACACCGTCTGTCAACTATACTTGCCGCCGACGAGATACTCGTTATCAAGGACGGTGAGATCGCCGAACGCGGCACACACGAGGAACTGGTAGGTGCCGGCGGCGTTTACACCCAGCTCTACGAAACACAGTTCTCAAAGGCTGCCGAAAAACCTCAGACCGACTTCAGCTACTCCGAAGGTGAAAATGCAGAGGAACATTGA
- a CDS encoding polyamine aminopropyltransferase: MQENTQKEAKADIKETVRSEYRLLMLTTLLISGCSMVYELIISAVSSYLVGDSTLQYSVTIGLYMFALGIGSFLSKYIKKDLWGAFAKVEILIGVTGGTCSLTLFLSNLYLESYVLVMYAEILAIGTLAGLEIPLLTRLIEEDRQELRLTLSSIFSFDYIGGLVGSVAFPMILLPHLGYFATCFLSGALNLTAAALIIFKYQKKLKHSSVYKIAAAFLLGCMLCGMFGSENIGQLIEGGLYRDRVILSEQTAYQKIVVTKHKDDLRLYIDGNVQFSTSDEYRYHEALVHVPMSYAENRDSVLVLGGGDGMAARELLKYPETRITLVDLDPGMTELCSTDPVIAKVNCGSLSDERLTVINDDAYKYLEESDERFDVIIVDLPDPNNEALNKLYTNVFYRLCAAHLNEGGVMNVQSTSPYYAKKAYWCIGKTMESEGLSVRSYHLEVPAFGDWGFHMASVSELRKKHPVPEDTRYLSEENIEAMFIFGKDEKSESIEVNHLTKPVLIQYYNEAVKDWE, translated from the coding sequence ATGCAGGAAAACACACAGAAAGAAGCTAAAGCTGATATTAAAGAGACGGTCAGAAGTGAATACCGTCTGCTCATGCTGACCACGCTGCTCATTTCGGGCTGTTCCATGGTCTACGAGCTTATCATCAGTGCGGTGAGTTCCTATCTGGTGGGCGATTCCACTTTGCAGTACTCCGTTACCATCGGACTTTACATGTTTGCACTCGGCATAGGTTCATTTCTTTCGAAGTACATAAAAAAGGATCTGTGGGGAGCTTTTGCAAAGGTGGAAATACTGATCGGTGTTACCGGCGGTACCTGTTCGCTTACGCTCTTTCTTTCGAATCTGTACCTCGAATCATACGTTCTGGTCATGTATGCCGAGATACTGGCTATAGGAACTCTCGCCGGACTTGAAATACCGCTGCTTACCAGACTTATCGAGGAGGACAGGCAGGAGTTAAGGCTTACGCTTTCGTCTATATTTTCATTTGACTATATCGGCGGACTGGTAGGATCAGTAGCATTTCCGATGATCCTGCTTCCGCATCTCGGTTACTTTGCAACCTGTTTTCTGTCAGGAGCACTTAACCTGACAGCTGCAGCACTTATCATTTTCAAATATCAGAAAAAGCTGAAACATTCATCAGTATACAAGATCGCAGCGGCATTTCTGCTTGGATGTATGCTCTGCGGAATGTTCGGTTCGGAAAACATCGGTCAGCTTATCGAAGGCGGTCTTTACCGGGACCGGGTGATCCTTTCCGAACAGACAGCCTATCAGAAGATCGTTGTCACAAAGCATAAGGATGATCTCCGCCTTTACATAGACGGCAACGTTCAGTTTTCAACTTCGGATGAATACCGTTACCACGAAGCACTGGTTCACGTACCGATGAGTTATGCGGAAAACCGTGACAGTGTTCTTGTTCTCGGCGGCGGCGACGGAATGGCAGCGAGAGAGCTTTTAAAATATCCGGAAACGAGGATAACTCTTGTTGACCTTGATCCGGGCATGACGGAACTGTGCAGTACCGATCCCGTGATAGCGAAGGTAAACTGCGGTTCTCTGTCTGACGAAAGACTTACCGTGATCAATGATGATGCGTATAAATATCTCGAAGAGTCCGATGAACGTTTCGACGTTATAATAGTCGATCTTCCGGACCCGAACAACGAGGCACTCAACAAGCTTTACACCAATGTGTTCTACCGCCTGTGTGCGGCACATCTGAACGAAGGCGGCGTTATGAACGTTCAGTCAACTTCACCCTACTATGCGAAAAAAGCCTACTGGTGCATAGGGAAGACCATGGAAAGTGAAGGCCTTTCAGTACGGTCCTATCATCTTGAAGTACCTGCCTTCGGCGACTGGGGATTTCACATGGCATCGGTGTCAGAACTTCGGAAAAAGCATCCGGTACCGGAAGACACACGGTATCTGTCTGAAGAAAACATTGAAGCAATGTTCATTTTCGGCAAGGATGAAAAGTCGGAAAGCATAGAAGTCAATCATCTTACAAAGCCGGTTCTTATTCAGTATTACAACGAAGCAGTAAAGGACTGGGAATGA
- a CDS encoding DUF4178 domain-containing protein — protein sequence MKFSRGDVLLVDGVEYVVLGSVTYRNTADGNCWDEYRMQRTEGCAEAWLSIDDVFSEYSVTHVVGERCPSLRGYHIVDHGHEVVIAASGSVDVVPGDQADFNEYEDDTEEKIISEELWSDGAEYSAGHYLDPEDIFLSRHDKAALGKAEALTRRRAYLITALALLVFCIPLLAGIFEFFSSLFYSPQTISHYLSRQSKTAAPRYSYVTSVTGEAKQKADVYSAGSAYSIDFIAEDIITAIEGETEYVQKDDEAGEGEEGSVAILTKKEYCLVYPSEDNNEVLVQVSKRKFTYTTDESPYRSNRHARRYYRRFYYSTGYSSDSSSYRKYSSPYSSFDDTSISYSDSNSLNTYSGTVRQDSINARRSDGGGLSNGK from the coding sequence ATGAAGTTTTCAAGAGGAGATGTGCTGCTTGTTGACGGAGTCGAGTATGTTGTTCTGGGGTCGGTGACTTACCGGAACACAGCCGACGGTAACTGCTGGGATGAATACCGGATGCAGAGAACCGAGGGATGTGCAGAGGCATGGCTGAGTATCGATGATGTATTCAGTGAATACTCGGTCACACATGTTGTCGGGGAACGCTGTCCGTCATTAAGAGGCTATCACATAGTCGATCACGGTCACGAGGTCGTTATTGCCGCAAGCGGATCAGTCGATGTCGTGCCGGGCGATCAGGCTGATTTTAACGAATACGAAGACGATACAGAGGAAAAAATCATATCAGAGGAACTCTGGTCGGACGGAGCCGAGTATTCCGCCGGTCATTATCTCGATCCCGAAGATATTTTCCTTAGCCGTCATGATAAAGCGGCACTCGGAAAAGCTGAGGCTTTGACACGCAGGCGTGCTTATCTGATCACGGCACTGGCGTTACTGGTCTTCTGCATTCCACTGCTTGCCGGGATATTTGAATTTTTCAGTTCGCTTTTTTACAGTCCGCAGACCATATCACACTATCTGAGCAGGCAAAGCAAAACTGCGGCTCCGCGCTATTCATACGTGACATCCGTAACAGGTGAGGCAAAACAGAAGGCTGATGTTTACAGTGCCGGTTCGGCATACAGTATCGATTTTATTGCTGAAGACATAATCACGGCGATCGAGGGCGAGACCGAGTATGTTCAGAAGGATGATGAAGCCGGAGAAGGTGAGGAAGGTTCAGTGGCTATCCTTACGAAAAAGGAGTACTGCCTTGTTTATCCTTCCGAGGATAACAATGAGGTGCTCGTTCAGGTTTCAAAACGAAAGTTCACCTACACCACGGACGAATCACCGTACCGGAGCAACAGACATGCCAGACGGTACTACAGACGTTTTTACTATTCAACAGGATACAGTTCTGACTCATCGTCATACAGAAAATACTCGTCTCCGTACAGTTCGTTTGATGACACTTCCATCAGTTATTCAGACAGCAATTCATTGAACACGTATTCCGGCACTGTACGTCAGGACAGTATAAATGCACGCCGGTCTGACGGCGGCGGCTTAAGCAACGGAAAGTAA
- a CDS encoding DUF350 domain-containing protein, with protein sequence MSLVIDLAEAALYSCIGIVLMALGNFLIDLIIPCSFPEEIKKGNKAVGFVSAGTNISVGIILRAAVASPEAEDALDAALATGIVSSLLYFAAGILFFMLGYIVIDKINRQYRLSEEIGKGNTAAGIMVAGIFIGLSAVISGVII encoded by the coding sequence ATGAGTTTGGTTATTGATCTCGCAGAAGCAGCGCTTTATTCATGCATAGGTATAGTTCTTATGGCACTCGGCAATTTTCTTATTGACCTGATCATTCCGTGTTCATTTCCGGAGGAAATAAAGAAAGGAAACAAGGCGGTCGGTTTTGTTTCAGCCGGTACGAACATCAGTGTGGGAATAATCCTGAGAGCGGCAGTTGCGTCGCCGGAAGCGGAAGATGCTCTGGACGCGGCACTTGCTACGGGAATAGTGAGCAGTCTTCTCTACTTTGCGGCAGGAATTCTCTTCTTCATGCTAGGTTACATCGTTATCGATAAAATAAACAGGCAGTACAGACTAAGTGAGGAAATCGGAAAAGGCAATACTGCAGCCGGCATAATGGTGGCCGGTATCTTCATCGGACTTTCTGCTGTTATAAGCGGAGTGATCATCTGA
- a CDS encoding HD domain-containing phosphohydrolase gives MNTNRGKIRSAFAVSAVLSVLAVLTLLISTTLSSSLSFADTPAGDSDTHLHGGTAAVTGKLQDHGFSARLYNSENGLPTSDANTVFTSDDGFIWIGGYSGLIRYDGTSFVRQDSTDGITSVNVIFEDSKGRMWIGTNDNGIVMTEGSSSVHYTYKEGLRSSSIRCITEDAEGNILIGSTYGIYYIDSEMKLHDLKEPQIYTTYINQIFSDENGTIYGAAKNGSVFCIEDLHLKEFYSGNALESGDISAVYPVPDSPGKIYLASNAGYIYEGDFTNGLKNLRTILDPHGDGPHIRGNINRITYVGGYLWVLTENEIGYFDESEQICVPDNLPMTSGITSLVEDYEGNLWVASTRQGVMKIVSNQYTDITEEAGLDHLVVNASCFRNGVMYIGTDLGLQIIGSDNRKTENELTEYIGNARIRCIMTDKKNDLWISTYSNDLGLICCTSAGKIISFTENDNLASNRVRCTAFTPDGSVLAGTDDGLSVIKDGKVIRNISSDSGISTPVILTALCGSDGCWYLGTDGGGIFVIDGNRISKLGRENGLTSDVIMRIREDKERGLYWIVTSNSIQYLKDGVIKSVENFPYSNNYDLFFDSNGKMWTLSSNGIYVADAEDVLSGNKFEYLFYDTSNGLPSVPTGNSYSSTDSRGNLFISCRTGVTRVNMDHYFEQSGTVKFSVPYIEADGIKYYPDQSGTIKLPSAANTVTVYCHVLTYTLQNPKIQYFLDGMDNEPTTVRKSEMEPVRYTNLKGKPYVFDLSLLDNTNQIQQKFSINVVKEKKIHEHIWFPWVCVILGLVALEEISRLYVKRRTSYYRKRDRESKTFVREMIEAFAKTIDMKDKYTNGHSKRVANYTAMLTRELGCDEDTVEKYYNIALLHDIGKIGIPAEVLNKPGKLTDKEYSVIQSHSTLGYSVLKDISIMPELATGAHSHHERPDGKGYPQHLKGGEIPRVAQIIAVADCFDAMYSNRPYRDRMNFDKAVSIIKEVSGTQLTTDVVEAFLRLVEKGEFRDPNDKGGGSTENIDNIHEKYGMSK, from the coding sequence ATGAACACTAATCGGGGAAAAATAAGATCAGCTTTTGCTGTCAGTGCAGTTCTTTCTGTACTTGCAGTTCTGACCCTACTGATCAGCACGACACTTTCTTCATCACTGTCTTTTGCAGATACCCCTGCCGGAGACAGTGATACGCATTTACACGGAGGTACTGCTGCCGTAACGGGAAAGTTACAGGATCACGGTTTTTCCGCCAGACTTTACAATTCAGAAAACGGTCTTCCGACTTCGGATGCAAACACCGTATTTACCTCAGATGACGGATTCATCTGGATCGGCGGATACAGCGGCCTCATACGCTATGACGGCACATCGTTCGTCAGACAGGATTCCACTGACGGCATAACAAGTGTAAACGTCATCTTCGAGGACAGCAAAGGCCGAATGTGGATCGGCACAAACGACAACGGTATCGTCATGACCGAAGGAAGCAGCTCGGTACACTACACTTACAAAGAGGGTCTGCGCTCATCATCAATACGCTGTATCACAGAGGATGCTGAGGGCAATATTCTCATCGGCTCAACATACGGCATCTATTACATAGACAGCGAAATGAAGCTCCATGATCTGAAGGAGCCGCAGATCTACACGACTTATATAAACCAGATCTTTTCAGATGAAAACGGCACGATTTACGGTGCAGCCAAAAACGGCTCGGTATTCTGTATAGAAGATCTTCACCTGAAAGAATTCTACAGCGGAAACGCCCTGGAATCAGGCGATATTTCAGCCGTTTATCCCGTTCCGGACAGTCCGGGAAAAATTTATCTTGCCTCGAACGCCGGATACATTTACGAGGGAGACTTTACAAACGGACTGAAAAACCTCCGCACGATACTTGACCCGCACGGTGACGGGCCGCACATACGCGGAAACATCAACCGCATTACATATGTAGGCGGATATCTGTGGGTGCTTACAGAAAACGAGATCGGTTACTTTGATGAAAGCGAACAGATATGCGTTCCCGATAACCTTCCTATGACAAGCGGCATAACCAGTCTTGTCGAAGACTACGAAGGCAATCTCTGGGTTGCCTCCACACGTCAGGGTGTAATGAAGATCGTTTCCAACCAGTACACTGACATTACCGAGGAGGCAGGCCTCGATCATCTCGTTGTGAATGCTTCCTGCTTCCGTAACGGCGTGATGTACATAGGAACTGACCTCGGACTGCAGATAATCGGTTCAGACAACCGAAAGACCGAAAACGAGCTTACCGAATATATCGGCAATGCACGTATTCGCTGCATTATGACCGACAAAAAGAACGATCTCTGGATATCAACATATTCAAACGATCTCGGACTGATATGCTGCACCTCGGCGGGAAAGATCATTTCCTTCACCGAAAATGACAATCTTGCATCCAACCGTGTCCGCTGCACCGCTTTCACACCGGACGGCTCCGTACTTGCCGGAACGGATGACGGCCTGTCGGTAATAAAGGACGGAAAAGTAATACGAAACATAAGTTCTGATTCAGGAATAAGCACGCCTGTCATACTCACGGCTCTTTGCGGAAGTGACGGATGCTGGTATCTCGGAACAGACGGCGGCGGCATTTTTGTCATCGACGGAAACCGTATCTCAAAACTGGGACGTGAGAACGGGCTCACAAGCGACGTTATAATGCGTATCCGTGAAGACAAGGAGCGCGGACTTTACTGGATCGTCACCTCAAACTCCATCCAGTACCTGAAAGACGGCGTCATAAAATCAGTGGAGAACTTTCCTTACAGCAACAACTACGATCTGTTCTTCGACAGCAACGGAAAAATGTGGACACTTTCATCCAACGGCATATATGTAGCCGATGCAGAGGACGTACTGTCAGGAAATAAATTTGAATATCTTTTCTACGATACTTCAAACGGTCTGCCAAGCGTTCCGACCGGAAATTCGTACAGCAGCACTGACAGCCGGGGAAACCTGTTCATATCATGCAGAACAGGAGTTACGCGAGTGAACATGGACCACTATTTTGAACAGTCCGGCACAGTAAAATTCTCTGTTCCGTACATTGAAGCCGACGGCATAAAATACTATCCTGACCAGTCGGGTACAATAAAACTTCCGTCAGCTGCCAATACAGTTACCGTGTACTGCCACGTTCTCACCTACACTCTTCAGAATCCGAAAATCCAGTATTTTCTCGACGGAATGGATAATGAACCGACCACTGTAAGGAAATCGGAAATGGAGCCGGTCAGATACACCAATCTTAAAGGGAAACCGTACGTCTTCGACCTTTCACTGCTGGACAACACAAACCAGATACAGCAGAAATTCAGCATAAATGTCGTCAAGGAGAAAAAGATACATGAGCATATCTGGTTCCCGTGGGTATGCGTTATACTTGGTCTGGTCGCACTTGAGGAAATATCGCGTCTGTACGTAAAGAGAAGAACTTCCTACTACCGTAAACGTGACAGAGAAAGCAAGACCTTCGTCCGTGAGATGATAGAAGCGTTCGCAAAAACGATCGATATGAAGGACAAGTACACAAACGGTCATTCCAAACGCGTCGCAAACTACACTGCAATGCTGACACGCGAACTCGGCTGCGATGAAGACACCGTCGAAAAGTACTACAACATTGCTCTCCTTCATGATATAGGAAAAATCGGCATACCGGCTGAAGTTCTGAACAAACCGGGCAAACTCACAGACAAGGAATACTCTGTCATACAGTCACACTCCACACTCGGATACAGTGTACTGAAAGACATAAGCATCATGCCGGAACTGGCCACCGGTGCACATTCCCATCATGAACGTCCGGATGGAAAGGGTTATCCGCAGCATCTGAAAGGCGGTGAAATACCACGTGTTGCGCAGATAATCGCAGTCGCCGACTGCTTTGACGCCATGTACTCCAACAGACCGTACCGTGACCGCATGAATTTTGATAAAGCCGTTTCCATTATAAAGGAAGTATCCGGCACACAGCTCACAACAGACGTTGTCGAAGCATTCCTGCGACTGGTGGAAAAAGGTGAATTCCGCGACCCGAACGACAAGGGCGGAGGTTCCACTGAAAACATTGACAACATACACGAAAAATACGGAATGAGCAAATAA
- a CDS encoding membrane protein, with protein MDSIKKRRILMSVLGVLTGAVSVAIFKMAAFGVDPFQSFMSGADNLIPINFGTLYVIVNAVLLLFSLVFDRHYIGIATFINLFLLGYVTEFSYKLFRMLMPDPPFALRIVFLIVGIVIICIGSSLYITADLGVSTYDAVALIMSEKWKIGKFKFIRVCTDLCCVILGVIMFMIAGGELKAVPTIAGVGTIITAFFMGPLIEFFNEHIARKILAGAGKAD; from the coding sequence ATGGACAGTATTAAAAAAAGAAGAATATTAATGTCAGTTCTCGGTGTACTGACCGGAGCAGTCAGCGTTGCCATATTCAAAATGGCAGCATTCGGCGTTGATCCGTTCCAGTCATTCATGAGCGGAGCCGACAACCTTATACCGATAAATTTCGGAACGCTGTACGTAATTGTAAATGCCGTACTGCTTCTCTTCAGTCTTGTGTTCGACCGTCACTACATCGGAATAGCAACATTCATCAACCTGTTTCTGCTTGGCTACGTAACGGAATTCTCATACAAGCTTTTCCGCATGCTCATGCCGGATCCGCCGTTTGCACTCCGGATCGTATTCCTTATAGTCGGTATCGTGATAATCTGCATCGGATCATCACTCTACATAACAGCCGACCTCGGCGTTTCCACCTATGACGCAGTGGCACTTATCATGTCGGAAAAATGGAAGATAGGAAAGTTCAAATTCATCCGTGTCTGCACAGACCTCTGCTGTGTAATTCTCGGTGTTATCATGTTCATGATCGCCGGCGGCGAACTTAAAGCAGTCCCGACGATTGCAGGTGTGGGAACGATAATAACTGCATTTTTCATGGGGCCGCTCATTGAATTCTTCAACGAACACATAGCACGTAAAATACTTGCAGGGGCCGGAAAAGCCGACTGA